The sequence GACATGTGGACAGGTGGAAAGGTGGGCAGGTGGATAGGTGGACAGGTGGACAGGTGGACAGATGGACAGATAGACATATGGAAAGATTTTGGTTTTGAGGAGTACAAACGGTGAAAATCTCATGCACTGACCACATTCGAACCTTGGGGACCACGAGCCCAATATATACACATCACGTGTATATACATAATATTCATACACGAGAGATGCACACATGGGCGCATAGTCCACAAGGAACGAAGGTGAGTGTGAGACTTGGCAAACGGCACGTACCTACTAAAACCTTAATCCTTTCCTACACACATATAACACAAGAATCCGCGCGAGCATTACTTCAGTGTTATTGCTGCCTCTGCACTTTACTTAGCACAGTTCTCTGCCATCCCTTTCCTTAGTTTCTATAATTTGTCATATTAGGCTATATGCCGCTGTTCACCTCTCCCTGGATTCCAACAAGATCTTCATCATGTTTTCGTCAGTAAAAGCTTTACCCGTTTCTATTCTAAATCTTTTCCTTGCTTCTTCCCATTTTTCGCATATGAACAGAGTGTGTTCGACTTAATCAGATTTGTTGCAGTAGGGACACCTATCTGTAATTGCTTCTCTACGTTTAAAGAGGTACTGTCTAAAGCACCCATGTCCCGAGAGAGCCTGTGTCGAAAAGTAATCAGGTTCACCATGTTTGCGTCCTATCCATGTTTGGATATTTGGGATTAGGCACCATGTCCACCGTCCGTGAATACCCCTTGTCCATTTTTCTTGCCAATTAGCCATAAGTTCTTCTCTTGCTTCACTCTGCGGTCTTTCTTCGTATGTTCGCAAATCTTTCCTGCGCCAGTAGCTCTATAGGTGGTATTTCAGCTATCACTCCTATCCCTTCTGTTGAGACCGTGCGATACGCGCTAGCCACTCTAATGCCGGCTAGTTTCTGTACTCTTTCCAGCTTTCGTCTAAGGTGCCTCTTTCTTAATGCCTTGTGCCAGATTGGCGCCGCGTACAACAGCTGAGATTGAACCACGCTCACCAGAATGTGTCTCTTTGATGGCCTTGGTCCCCCGATATTCGGCATGAGACCAGTGAGTGCTGTCATGTTCTTCTCTGCTTTTTCTACTGTTCGGTCCAAATGCTCACTGTACGTACCCTTTGTGTCGAGCCATACTCCAAGATATTTGATAGCTTCGCTCGGTCTTATCACGATATCCTGCAACTGGAAGTTGATTAGGCCTACCTTCCGTTTTCTAGTCAAGATGACAGCCTCCGTCTTTTCTGGCACCAAAATCAGCGTCCTGGTCCTCAGCCATACCTCGATTATTACCTCGCGTTCTGAGAGGTAAGAGGCTACTAAGTTTATAAGGCTTTCATCTATACCTCTTTTCCTCAGGTTATCAAAGATATTCTGCCAGCATACGCTATTGAAGGCGTTTCTAACGTCAATTGTAATCACCGCGCACAGTCTCCGGTATTACTTTGAAAACGCAGCTGACTGCTCTGCGCTGGTCACCACTTCTTTAATGGTATCGACTGTTTTCCGTCCCTCTCTGAAACCATACTGGTTTACCGCTAGGCCTCCAGTCCTCAGTATTTCCTCTTTAAGCCAAATTAATATAAGCTGCTCAAAGAGCTTTCCTTCAACGTCCGGGAGACATATTGGCCTGTATGAACTAGGATTTTCTATGGGCTTATTTCCTTTCCTTAATAGCACCAGCCTTGATTTCTTCCAGTTCTTGGGGAATTCTCCGCTCTCTGCCAGCTGGTTATACATCTTGAGAACATACTGTGGTTTCGAGAGTGATAGTATTTTTATGATTTCCTTTGGTATGCAGCCTGGTCCTTATACTTTGTTGTTCTTGAGCTTCGTGGACGCTGTCTTTAGTTCCTCTATGGGGAAGCCTCTGAACACCACATTAAGTGCTTGGGTAAAATTTACTGGATCATGCACTGGAAACAGATATTTTGCAACATACTCGGAAGTCTTCATGGTCATTTGTGACCTAGGGGGATACCCCATCATGTGCTTTTTCACTATCTGGTAGCCTTTTCCCCATACATCCCTGTCTACTTCGTCGCGAACAGTTTTCCAACCTCTCTTCTTCGAGGCTTTAATGCTGCCTTGAAGGGCTTTCTTACTAACCACGTACTTCTTTTGCAGCAGCTCCTCTTGTACGGGTAAGTTCTTTTTTGCAATCCAAGTGTGTTCCCTACGATTTTGGATGCAGTCTGTCCGGAGCATTGCAATCACCTCATTCCACCAGTACATGGGTTGTCTTTCtccatcttttttttcttttaggcaTGCACCTATTGCAGAGTTGGCCTAATCTGCTTGAGAATTCCTCCGCTGCTAGTGCGTTCTGGCTCTCTGCAATGTCGTCTATAGCATTCTGCAGCTTATCCCTGCCGAGCTTCCTTGTGTTCCACCCCGTTTGTCTTTGGTTTCTCCGCAAGGGTCTTGATTTTTCAATGATATCGAAAGTGACATAATTGTGGTCACTGAGAGATTCTCTTTCCCTCACTTTCCATTGTCTTATCCTGCTACCGATTGTGTTTGTTGCCAGATTCAGATCTAGTATAGACCCGTATTCTCTCCTTATAAAGGTGAGTTTATCCCCGTTGTTCTGGACTATAAGGTCATTTTGCGCTAGCCATTCGGTGAGTATTTTCCCTCTGCGATCTGTTCTCTTCATTCCCCACTGTGAAGACTTGGCATTAAAGTTTCCTGAGACTATCGCGTCTTCGCCTCTGGATCTGATGCAGTTCGCAATTCGTTGCAGAAGCGCTTCTAGCTCCTGCGCACCTCTGTTAGGAGAGGTATAGCAGCTGTACACTGTGAATGTCGTAGTCTCCACAAATGAAAAACCATTGCCTTTACCCTGCTCCTTGAGAGGAATCGTTTGGTCCAGTACCTTTATAGCCGTATCTAGCTCTTCATCATAAGTCCAGTCATTCCTGCCTTCTATGCCTTTCTTATTGGGCTCGCAGATAACCAGCATTCCTGCTCCGATTTCTATGGCTGTGGTTAGGGCAAGATCATGCGCCGGTTGAGGCCTATTCGTGTTGATCTGAAGGATGCTCATTGCGATTTGCTCGAGTATGCCTACCCTCCGACTTAGCTGCTTTTCTTTTAGAGCGACAATTTGAGTTGCTGGACTGATGTCCTTCTTCCTCGGAGTGAATGCAGTAGGGTTTATTTGGACATTTATTTGCCTTATGTCTTTCCTTTCCGCATTTCAAACACAGATTTCCTCTTTACGGTCCAGTACATTCTGCCTTAACTTGACCATTTTTCCAGCACCTATAGCAGTGGCTCTCTATTCTTCTTTCCAGGAGTCTACACCTTGACCAGCCAATTGTTATTGTCCCCTTCACTGTTAGTTTATCTGCATCAGATTCTCGCATCACTATCGTAGCATTTTGTCTTCCACCGTATGCGGGCCGGAGTGCTCTAATCTCAAATTCCCTTGGCTCTAACTTAGTCGCTTTAGAGACAGCTTCTGAAATTTCAGGAACTGTCGTCACTTGATCCATGTCTTTGATATGGATTATAGTTTTCTTGATTAGAAGGGACGTGGACGCTTCTGGTACCATCTCCTTTATTTTCTTCTTCAAGGCCTCTGCCTTGCCTAGCCTGTCTTCGAACGTAAGAACAAGTTGACCACTTCTAGTCTTTTTGAGACTCCTAATTTCTACTCCCAATTTCCTTGGATTTACTTCTTGTTTGAGTTTCTTTAGTGTCTCCGCGTATGAGCAGTCTCCTGCTTTGACTAGGAGCGCATCTCTTTTTGGCCTTTTTGCCTGCTCTGAGTGcgcattttctttcttttaagcCTGGTTTCTACTGGTTTTCTAACTATCTGTGGTAGCTGTGTTCTCCTTGTCAAAGTTACGTTGAGTTTTGCATATTCTGATTTGCATTGGAACGTCGGCGAAGACGGATGCGGAAGCTTCCTTCCGCATCAGACGATGTGATTCCGATTCCGATGTGATGTCTGCTTTGTAGGGTAGGATAATATCCCGATCCGCTGGTGCGTCCCGAACCTGTCCTATTTCGGCTCTAGCTTTTGTGAAGACACCGTTATCCCAATCTTCCTCTGTTACTTGTTTGAAGCTTTGGAGCGATTCTTCCAATTTCAGCTGTCTTCTTCTCTCATGGATTTTCTAGGCCAACACGCAATTGCCACACTTAACTGGTGCATATAATTCAGGTAGTTGCTCTTTCCGCAATTCTTTGATCTCTGTTTCCATAGTCCTGATTTGCCTACAAAGCTTTTCGTTCTCGCTCCACAAATCCTTCTCCGCGTCAGTACGTTCTTGGTGGTCATTGGATTGAAGAATCTTCGATTTGAGCATTAGAGCGCTACTTATGTTGCAAAGCCCCGTTTTGAGATTGTACATACCGCTGAGTACCTTTGCTAAGTTCCTTGAAAGAGAACAGATTTCTACTATCACGTCCGCTTAGGAATTTGCGTAAGTTTCACTTTGCGTGGCTTCTTTTTCAGAGGTACTTTCCTTCCTTTTTGGTGGGTTGCTTTCCGCTGAGCTCTTATTGCTTCTGATTTTCTCACTGGAATCGGGCAATGAGGGTGTTCTATTTCTAGGTGAAGTCCTTAAAATAGAGCTCCTTCTCGCGAACGGGTCCGCTTCCGAGTCCGTTTTATCCAGTTCCATTGCCTTGTCTCTCATGTCCTTGTCAATTGCCGTTTCGTCATCTTTGGTTCTGTCCAGAATTGAGGTTGCCATAAAGTTTGGCCAGCGCTTCGTGCGTGGAAGAGCGAGCCGAAATAACTGGGAACGGATATATTCTCGGAACAATGTCCTACCCCAGTTCCCTGGGGACCAGCCTTCGTTTAACCGGTCCCGTCAAACACAGACGGACCATAggtagatttttctttttaacgaGGAGGGGAAATCTTCACAAAGACACCTAGCTGAAGGCTGGGTAGTGTCGGATTTTTACCGACTAAAACCCCTTCTCTTTCTGCCTACCTAAGTCTTCGAAAAC is a genomic window of Belonocnema kinseyi isolate 2016_QV_RU_SX_M_011 chromosome 8, B_treatae_v1, whole genome shotgun sequence containing:
- the LOC117178675 gene encoding uncharacterized protein LOC117178675; protein product: MYNQLAESGEFPKNWKKSRLVLLRKGNKPIENPSSYRPICLPDVEGKLFEQLILIWLKEEILRTGGLAVNQYGFREGRKTVDTIKEVVTSAEQSAAFSNVCWQNIFDNLRKRGIDESLINLVASYLSEREVIIEVWLRTRTLILVPEKTEAVILTRKRKVGLINFQLQDIVIRPSEAIKYLGVWLDTKGTYSEHLDRTVEKAEKNMTALTGLMPNIGGPRPSKRHILVSVVQSQLLYAAPIWHKALRKRHLRRKLERVQKLAGIRVASAYRTVSTEGIGVIAEIPPIELLAQERFANIRRKTAE
- the LOC117178676 gene encoding uncharacterized protein LOC117178676, whose product is MSILQINTNRPQPAHDLALTTAIEIGAGMLVICEPNKKGIEGRNDWTYDEELDTAIKVLDQTIPLKEQGKGNGFSFVETTTFTVYSCYTSPNRGAQELEALLQRIANCIRSRGEDAIVSGNFNAKSSQWGMKRTDRRGKILTEWLAQNDLIVQNNGDKLTFIRREYGSILDLNLATNTIGSRIRQWKVRERESLSDHNYVTFDIIEKSRPLRRNQRQTGWNTRKLGRDKLQNAIDDIAESQNALAAEEFSSRLGQLCNRCMPKRKKRWRKTTHVLVE